The Peromyscus eremicus chromosome 8b, PerEre_H2_v1, whole genome shotgun sequence genome contains a region encoding:
- the LOC131918326 gene encoding large ribosomal subunit protein eL8, producing the protein MPKGKKAKGKKVAPAPAVVKKQEAKKVVNPLFEKRPKNFGIGQDIQPKRDLTRFVKWPRYIRLQRQRAILYKRLKVPPAINQFTQALDRQTATQLLKLAHKYRPETKQEKKQRLLARAEKKAAGKGDVPTKRPPVLRAGVNTVTTLVENKKAQLVVIAHDVDPIELVVFLPALCRKMGVPYCIIKGKARLGRLVHRKTCTTVAFTQVNSEDKGALAKLVEAIRTNYNDRYDEIRRHWGGNVLGPKSVARIAKLEKAKAKELATKLG; encoded by the coding sequence ATGCCCAAGGGGAAGAAGGCCAAGGGGAAGAAGGTGGCCCCGGCCCCCGCCGTCGTGAAGAAACAGGAGGCCAAAAAGGTGGTGAATCCTTTGTTTGAGAAAAGGCCCAAGAACTTCGGCATTGGGCAGGACATCCAGCCCAAAAGAGATCTCACACGCTTCGTCAAATGGCCCCGCTACATTAGGCTGCAGCGGCAAAGAGCCATCCTCTACAAGCGGCTCAAAGTACCTCCTGCCATTAACCAGTTCACACAGGCCCTGGACCGGCAAACAGCTACCCAGCTGCTTAAGCTTGCTCACAAGTACAGGCCAGAGACAAAGCAGGAGAAGAAGCAAAGGCTGCTGGCCCGTGCTGAGAAGAAAGCTGCTGGCAAAGGGGACGTCCCAACTAAAAGACCACCTGTCCTCCGAGCGGGGGTCAATACAGTCACCACCTTGGTGGAGAACAAGAAGGCTCAGCTGGTGGTGATTGCCCACGATGTAGACCCCATTGAGCTGgtggtcttcctgcctgccctgtgTCGAAAGATGGGGGTCCCCTACTGCATCATCAAGGGAAAGGCCAGGCTGGGGCGGCTGGTCCACaggaagacatgcaccactgttgCCTTCACACAGGTTAACTCGGAAGACAAGGGTGCTCTGGCTAAGCTGGTGGAAGCTATTAGGACCAATTACAACGACAGATATGATGAGATCCGCCGCCACTGGGGAGGCAACGTCCTGGGTCCTAAATCTGTGGCTCGGATTGCCAAGCTGGAAAAGGCAAAGGCCAAAGAACTCGCCACTAAATTGGGTTAA